Proteins encoded within one genomic window of [Enterobacter] lignolyticus SCF1:
- the setB gene encoding sugar efflux transporter SetB: MPNTTAAASPRGFDLTSTAFLIVAFLTGIAGALQTPTLSLFLTNEVHVRPAMVGFFFTGSAIIGILVSQFLAGRSDRQGDRKHLIVFCCLLGVFACILFAWNRSYFVLLFVGVFLSSFGSTANPQMFALAREHADKTGREAVMFSSILRAQVSLAWVIGPPLAYALAMGFGFTVMYLSAAVAFVVCGAMVWMFLPSMRKTPAATARHLEAPRTNRRDALLLFIICTLMWGTNSLYIINMPLFIINELHLPEKLAGMMMGTAAGLEIPTMLIAGYYAKRFGKRFLMRIAVVAGLFFYIGMLTVHTPALLLAMQALNAIYIGILAGIGMLYFQDLMPGQAGAATTLYTNTTRVGWIIAGSLAGVVAEIWSYHAVFWIALAMCVFTSVGLLRIKDV, from the coding sequence ATGCCTAACACAACCGCTGCCGCCTCCCCGCGTGGGTTTGATCTAACGTCAACGGCGTTTTTAATCGTGGCTTTTCTGACCGGCATCGCCGGGGCGCTACAGACGCCGACGTTAAGCCTGTTCCTGACCAATGAAGTGCATGTCCGCCCGGCGATGGTCGGCTTTTTCTTCACCGGCAGCGCCATCATCGGCATTCTGGTCAGCCAGTTTCTGGCCGGACGTTCCGACCGCCAGGGCGACCGCAAGCACCTTATCGTCTTCTGCTGCCTGCTCGGCGTATTCGCCTGCATCCTGTTTGCCTGGAACCGCAGCTATTTTGTTCTGCTGTTCGTCGGCGTCTTTCTGAGCAGCTTCGGCTCTACCGCCAACCCGCAGATGTTTGCGCTGGCCCGCGAACATGCGGATAAAACCGGCCGCGAAGCGGTGATGTTCAGCTCAATTCTGCGTGCGCAGGTTTCCCTTGCGTGGGTGATTGGCCCGCCGCTGGCCTACGCGCTGGCGATGGGGTTCGGTTTTACGGTGATGTACCTGAGCGCGGCGGTCGCGTTTGTGGTGTGCGGCGCGATGGTATGGATGTTCCTGCCCAGTATGCGCAAAACGCCCGCGGCGACGGCCAGACATCTTGAAGCGCCGCGCACCAACCGTCGCGATGCCCTGCTGCTGTTTATCATCTGCACGCTGATGTGGGGCACCAACAGTCTGTACATCATCAATATGCCGCTGTTTATCATTAACGAGCTGCACCTGCCGGAGAAGCTGGCGGGGATGATGATGGGCACCGCGGCCGGTCTGGAAATTCCGACCATGCTCATCGCCGGGTATTATGCAAAACGCTTTGGTAAGCGCTTTCTGATGCGTATCGCCGTGGTGGCGGGGCTGTTTTTCTATATCGGCATGCTGACGGTGCATACCCCGGCCCTGCTGCTGGCTATGCAGGCGCTCAACGCCATCTATATAGGGATCCTCGCCGGGATCGGCATGCTCTATTTTCAGGATCTGATGCCGGGCCAGGCCGGGGCCGCGACAACGTTATATACTAATACCACCCGCGTCGGCTGGATAATCGCCGGGTCGCTGGCGGGCGTCGTGGCCGAAATCTGGAGCTATCATGCGGTGTTCTGGATTGCGCTGGCGATGTGCGTTTTCACCAGCGTCGGTTTACTGCGGATCAAGGACGTTTAG
- the fruB gene encoding fused PTS fructose transporter subunit IIA/HPr protein, which translates to MFQLSVQDIHPGQQAGNKEEAIRQVASALVSAGNVAEGYLAGMLAREQQTSTFLGNGIAIPHGTTETRDQVLKTGVQVYQFPQGVAWGEGQTAYVAIGIAASSDEHLGLLRQLTHVLSDDAVAEQLKTAVTAEELRALLMGEKQSEALKLDNDTLTLDVVASDLVTLQALNAGRLKEAGAVDAAFVASAITERPLNLGQGIWLNDSAQGNLRSAIAVSRAAGAFDVDGQPASLLVTVAMADSQPVTVLNRLSALLLDNKAERLLKADAATLLALLSGDDVPTDDVLSAEFVVRNEHGLHARPGTMLVNTIKQFNSDVTVTNLDGSGKPANGRSLMKVVALGVKKGHRLRFTAQGDDAERALNAIGEAIASGLGEGA; encoded by the coding sequence ATGTTCCAGTTATCTGTGCAGGACATTCACCCCGGTCAGCAGGCCGGGAATAAAGAAGAGGCGATTCGCCAGGTGGCGTCAGCGCTGGTGAGCGCCGGCAACGTCGCCGAAGGCTATCTGGCCGGTATGCTGGCTCGCGAGCAGCAAACCTCCACCTTTCTTGGCAACGGTATTGCAATCCCTCATGGCACCACCGAGACCCGCGATCAGGTGCTGAAAACCGGCGTGCAGGTTTACCAGTTTCCGCAGGGTGTCGCCTGGGGCGAAGGGCAGACCGCGTATGTCGCGATCGGCATCGCCGCAAGCTCCGATGAGCACCTTGGCCTGCTGCGTCAGCTGACGCACGTGCTGAGCGATGATGCCGTTGCTGAACAGCTGAAAACCGCCGTCACCGCGGAAGAACTGCGCGCGCTGCTGATGGGCGAAAAGCAGAGCGAGGCGCTGAAGCTGGATAACGACACGCTGACCCTTGACGTTGTCGCCAGCGATCTGGTGACGCTGCAGGCGCTGAACGCCGGACGTCTGAAAGAGGCGGGCGCGGTCGATGCCGCGTTTGTCGCCAGCGCCATCACCGAGCGGCCGCTGAATCTGGGGCAGGGCATCTGGCTGAACGACAGCGCGCAGGGCAACCTGCGTAGCGCCATTGCCGTCAGCCGCGCCGCAGGCGCATTTGACGTTGACGGTCAACCGGCATCGCTGCTGGTGACGGTGGCGATGGCCGACAGCCAGCCGGTGACGGTGCTGAACCGCCTGAGCGCGCTGCTGCTGGACAATAAAGCTGAACGCCTGCTGAAGGCGGATGCGGCAACGCTGCTGGCGCTGCTGAGCGGCGATGATGTTCCGACGGACGATGTGCTGAGCGCGGAGTTTGTCGTGCGCAATGAGCACGGTCTGCACGCCCGTCCGGGCACCATGCTGGTCAACACGATTAAACAGTTCAACAGCGACGTCACCGTCACCAACCTTGACGGCAGCGGCAAACCGGCCAACGGGCGCAGCCTGATGAAGGTTGTGGCGCTGGGCGTCAAGAAAGGGCACCGCCTGCGCTTTACCGCGCAGGGCGACGATGCTGAACGCGCGCTGAACGCGATTGGCGAAGCCATCGCCTCTGGTCTTGGGGAGGGCGCGTAA
- the fruK gene encoding 1-phosphofructokinase, with translation MSRRVATITLNPAYDLVGFTPEIERGEVNLVRTTGLHAAGKGINVAKVLKDLGIDVTVGGFLGKDNQDGFQQLFSELGIANRFQVVQGRTRINVKLTEKDGEVTDFNFSGFDVTAADWERFVNDSLTWLGQFDMVCVSGSLPAGVSPEAFTDWMTRLRSQCPCIIFDSSREALVAGLKAAPWLVKPNRRELEIWAGRKLPEMKDVIDAAHALREQGIAHVVISLGAEGALWVNASGEWIAKPPSVEVVSTVGAGDSMVGGLIYGLLMRESSEHTLRLATAVAALAVSQSNVGITDRTQLAAMMARVDLQPFN, from the coding sequence ATGAGCAGACGTGTAGCTACTATTACGCTTAATCCGGCCTATGATCTTGTTGGGTTCACCCCGGAAATTGAGCGCGGCGAAGTGAACCTGGTGCGTACCACCGGTCTGCACGCGGCGGGTAAAGGCATCAACGTGGCGAAGGTGCTGAAGGATTTAGGGATTGACGTTACCGTGGGCGGTTTCCTCGGTAAAGATAACCAGGACGGATTTCAGCAGCTGTTCAGCGAGTTGGGCATCGCCAACCGTTTTCAGGTGGTGCAGGGCCGTACGCGCATCAACGTCAAGCTGACGGAGAAAGACGGTGAAGTCACCGACTTTAACTTCTCCGGTTTTGACGTCACCGCCGCGGACTGGGAGCGCTTTGTTAATGACTCTCTGACCTGGCTTGGGCAGTTCGATATGGTCTGCGTCAGCGGCAGTCTGCCGGCAGGCGTCAGCCCGGAAGCCTTTACCGACTGGATGACCCGCCTGCGCAGCCAGTGCCCGTGCATCATTTTCGACAGCAGCCGCGAAGCGCTGGTGGCCGGTCTGAAAGCTGCGCCGTGGCTGGTGAAGCCGAACCGTCGCGAGCTGGAGATCTGGGCAGGCCGTAAGCTGCCGGAAATGAAGGATGTGATTGATGCCGCCCATGCGCTGCGTGAGCAGGGCATCGCGCACGTGGTCATCTCGCTGGGCGCAGAAGGCGCGCTGTGGGTGAACGCGTCCGGCGAATGGATCGCCAAACCGCCGTCGGTTGAGGTCGTGAGCACCGTAGGCGCAGGGGATTCAATGGTTGGCGGCCTGATCTACGGCCTGCTGATGCGCGAATCCAGTGAACATACGTTACGTCTGGCGACCGCGGTGGCGGCACTGGCCGTGAGCCAGAGTAACGTTGGTATTACCGATCGTACCCAGTTGGCCGCGATGATGGCGCGTGTTGACTTACAACCCTTCAACTGA
- the fruA gene encoding PTS fructose transporter subunit IIBC, which translates to MKTLLIIDAGLGQARAYMAKTLLGAAAHKARLEMTDNPNDAELAIVLGTALPADSALNGKQVYLGDINRAVAHPELFLSEAKSHAAVYSAPVAVAARPAGGNGPKRIVAVTACPTGVAHTFMAAEAIETEAKKRGWWVKVETRGSVGAGNAITPEEVAQADLVIVAADIEVDLAKFAGKPMYRTSTGLALKKTAQEFEKALVEAAPYQPSGNAQAAKEGKKEAGGAYRHLLTGVSYMLPMVVAGGLCIALSFAFGIQAFKEPGTLAAALMQIGGGSAFALMVPALAGYIAFSIADRPGLTPGLIGGMLAVSTGSGFIGGIIAGFLAGYVAKMISTKVKLPPSMEALKPILIIPLFSSLIVGLAMIYLIGKPVAGILEGLTHWLQTMGTANAVLLGAILGGMMCTDMGGPVNKAAYAFGVGLLSTQTYAPMAAIMGAGMVPPLALGLATIVARRKFDKAQQEGGKAALVLGLCFITEGAIPFAARDPMRVLPCCIVGGAVTGAISMAIGAKLMAPHGGLFVLLIPGAITPVLGYLLAIIAGTLVAGLSYAVLKRPEEEAVAKAA; encoded by the coding sequence ATGAAAACGCTGCTGATTATCGATGCCGGGCTCGGCCAGGCACGCGCCTATATGGCGAAGACCCTGCTGGGTGCGGCTGCGCATAAAGCGCGCCTTGAAATGACCGATAACCCAAACGATGCCGAACTGGCTATCGTGCTGGGCACGGCGCTGCCTGCGGACAGCGCGCTGAACGGCAAACAGGTGTATCTCGGCGATATTAATCGCGCCGTCGCGCACCCGGAGCTGTTCCTGAGCGAAGCGAAATCCCATGCCGCGGTGTACAGCGCGCCGGTTGCGGTCGCCGCGCGGCCAGCCGGCGGAAACGGTCCAAAACGTATTGTGGCCGTCACCGCCTGCCCGACGGGCGTTGCGCATACCTTCATGGCGGCAGAAGCGATTGAAACCGAAGCGAAAAAACGCGGCTGGTGGGTGAAAGTTGAAACCCGCGGCTCCGTGGGCGCGGGGAATGCGATTACGCCGGAAGAGGTCGCTCAGGCCGATCTGGTGATCGTCGCGGCGGACATTGAGGTCGATCTGGCCAAGTTCGCCGGTAAACCGATGTACCGCACTTCCACCGGCCTGGCGCTGAAGAAAACGGCGCAGGAGTTTGAGAAAGCGCTGGTGGAAGCCGCGCCGTATCAGCCGTCCGGTAACGCGCAGGCGGCGAAAGAGGGCAAAAAAGAGGCGGGCGGCGCCTATCGCCATCTGCTGACCGGCGTCTCCTATATGCTGCCGATGGTGGTGGCGGGCGGTCTGTGTATCGCGCTTTCCTTTGCCTTTGGCATCCAGGCGTTTAAAGAGCCGGGGACGCTGGCGGCGGCGCTGATGCAGATCGGCGGCGGTTCCGCATTCGCGCTGATGGTGCCGGCGCTGGCGGGCTATATCGCCTTCTCCATTGCCGATCGTCCGGGTCTGACGCCAGGTCTTATCGGCGGTATGCTGGCGGTGAGCACCGGTTCCGGATTTATCGGCGGGATTATCGCGGGCTTCCTTGCGGGCTACGTCGCAAAAATGATCAGCACCAAAGTGAAGCTGCCGCCTAGCATGGAGGCGCTGAAGCCCATCCTGATCATTCCGCTGTTTTCAAGTCTTATCGTGGGACTGGCGATGATTTACCTTATCGGTAAACCGGTCGCCGGGATCCTCGAAGGCCTGACCCACTGGCTGCAGACTATGGGTACGGCAAACGCCGTCCTGCTGGGCGCTATCCTCGGCGGTATGATGTGTACCGATATGGGGGGGCCGGTGAATAAAGCCGCCTATGCGTTTGGCGTCGGCCTGCTGAGTACGCAAACGTACGCACCGATGGCGGCCATCATGGGCGCCGGTATGGTGCCGCCGCTGGCGTTGGGGCTGGCGACTATCGTCGCGCGTCGTAAGTTCGACAAAGCGCAGCAGGAAGGCGGTAAAGCCGCGCTGGTGCTGGGCCTGTGCTTTATCACCGAAGGGGCGATTCCGTTTGCGGCGCGTGACCCTATGCGCGTTCTGCCCTGCTGTATCGTCGGCGGCGCGGTAACGGGCGCCATCTCCATGGCGATTGGCGCGAAGCTGATGGCGCCGCACGGCGGCCTGTTTGTTCTGCTGATCCCGGGCGCGATTACTCCGGTGCTCGGTTACCTGCTGGCTATTATTGCCGGTACGCTGGTTGCCGGTCTCTCCTATGCGGTGCTGAAGCGTCCGGAAGAAGAGGCTGTAGCGAAAGCGGCCTGA
- a CDS encoding pseudouridine kinase → MPENKYIVTIGSANMDVAGYSHASLNYADSNPGKIKYTPGGVGRNIAQNLALLNKDSWLLSVVGDDFYGQSLLAQTATSGVHVDKCQVVPGEGTSSYLSLLDNTGEMLVAINDMSITEHITPAFLQQHLAFIRGATVIVVDCNISEDALAWLMGNVGQTPVFVDPVSAWKCVKIRQHLGRIHTLKPNRLEAETLSGISLSGSSEVSKVADWFHLHGLRRLVLSMGGDGVYYSEKGGERGWSPPLKTHVVNVTGAGDAMMAGLAACWVDGSSFSHAVRFAQGCSSLALSSEFTNNPELSYAKVNELVENNHA, encoded by the coding sequence ATGCCTGAAAATAAGTACATCGTTACCATTGGTTCAGCAAATATGGACGTGGCCGGATATTCTCACGCGTCATTAAATTATGCCGACTCCAATCCGGGAAAAATAAAATATACGCCGGGCGGCGTAGGGCGGAATATCGCTCAGAACCTGGCGCTGTTAAATAAAGACTCGTGGCTGCTGTCGGTGGTTGGTGATGATTTTTATGGTCAATCGCTATTAGCGCAAACGGCAACATCCGGCGTGCATGTCGATAAATGTCAGGTCGTTCCCGGGGAAGGAACCTCGAGCTATTTGTCGCTGCTCGATAATACCGGGGAGATGCTGGTCGCTATTAACGATATGAGTATTACGGAACATATTACGCCAGCGTTTTTACAGCAGCATCTCGCCTTTATTCGCGGGGCCACGGTGATCGTCGTGGACTGCAACATCAGTGAAGACGCGCTCGCCTGGTTGATGGGCAATGTGGGCCAGACGCCCGTGTTTGTCGACCCGGTGTCGGCCTGGAAATGCGTCAAAATTCGCCAGCATCTGGGGCGCATTCACACGCTGAAGCCAAATCGACTTGAGGCGGAAACGCTGAGCGGGATCTCGCTGTCCGGCAGCAGCGAGGTCAGTAAGGTTGCGGACTGGTTCCACCTGCATGGCCTGCGACGCCTGGTGCTGAGCATGGGCGGCGACGGCGTTTATTACAGCGAAAAAGGGGGCGAGCGCGGCTGGTCGCCGCCGCTGAAAACCCATGTCGTCAACGTGACCGGCGCCGGTGACGCCATGATGGCTGGCCTTGCCGCCTGCTGGGTCGACGGCAGCTCATTTTCACATGCGGTACGGTTTGCGCAGGGCTGTTCATCGCTCGCGCTGTCGTCCGAATTTACAAATAACCCTGAGTTATCTTATGCAAAAGTTAACGAATTAGTGGAGAACAATCATGCCTGA
- a CDS encoding pseudouridine-5'-phosphate glycosidase, which translates to MPELTISPELLQVSEEVQQALKNNQPVVALESTIISHGMPFPENAQTALEVEETIRRHGAVPATIAIIHGVMKVGLSREEIELLGREGHNVTKVSRRDLPFVVAAGKNGATTVASTMIIAALAGIKVFATGGIGGVHRGAEHTFDISADLQELAHTNVTVVCAGAKSILDLGLTTEYLETFGVPLIGYQTNALPAFFCRTSPYDVSIRLDSAKDIARAMAVKWQAGLNGGLVVANPIPEQFAMAEEKINAAIDRAVKEAEEQGVVGKESTPFLLARVAELTGGDSLKSNIQLVFNNAVLACEIAKEYQRLA; encoded by the coding sequence ATGCCTGAATTGACAATTTCCCCTGAGTTATTACAGGTTTCTGAAGAAGTACAGCAGGCGCTGAAGAATAATCAGCCGGTCGTCGCGCTCGAGTCCACTATTATTTCTCACGGTATGCCGTTTCCGGAAAATGCGCAGACGGCCCTTGAGGTTGAAGAAACTATTCGCCGTCACGGGGCGGTTCCGGCGACGATTGCCATTATTCACGGCGTAATGAAGGTCGGCTTAAGCCGCGAGGAAATAGAGCTTCTGGGTCGCGAAGGGCATAATGTGACAAAAGTCAGCCGTCGCGATTTACCGTTTGTGGTGGCCGCCGGAAAAAATGGCGCCACTACGGTGGCATCCACCATGATTATCGCCGCGCTGGCCGGAATTAAGGTATTTGCTACCGGCGGGATTGGCGGCGTACATCGCGGAGCGGAACACACGTTTGATATTTCCGCTGACCTGCAGGAGCTGGCGCATACCAATGTCACGGTGGTTTGCGCTGGTGCAAAATCTATTCTCGACCTGGGCTTAACCACGGAATATCTGGAAACCTTTGGCGTGCCGCTCATTGGTTATCAGACCAACGCGCTACCGGCGTTTTTCTGTCGCACCAGTCCGTATGACGTCAGCATTCGTCTGGACAGCGCGAAAGATATCGCCCGGGCGATGGCGGTGAAGTGGCAGGCCGGCCTGAACGGTGGTCTGGTTGTGGCCAACCCGATCCCCGAGCAGTTTGCCATGGCGGAAGAGAAAATTAACGCGGCTATCGATCGCGCCGTGAAGGAAGCCGAAGAGCAGGGCGTGGTGGGGAAAGAGAGCACGCCGTTCCTGCTGGCGCGCGTAGCGGAACTCACCGGCGGCGACAGCCTGAAATCCAATATTCAGCTGGTGTTCAACAACGCCGTACTGGCCTGCGAGATCGCGAAGGAGTATCAGCGCCTCGCGTGA
- a CDS encoding NupC/NupG family nucleoside CNT transporter: MDIMRSVVGMLVLLAIAFLLSVNKKRISLRTVGAALVLQIAIGGIMLYFPPGKWLVEQAALGVHKVMSYSDAGSAFIFGSLVGPKMDVLFDGAGFIFAFRVLPAIIFVTALISLLYYIGVMGLLIRVLGGIFQKALNISKIESFVAVTTIFLGQNEIPAIVKPFIDRLNRNELFTAICSGMASIAGSMMIGYAGMGVPIDYLLAASLMAIPGGILFARMLSPATEESKVTFDNLSFTETPPKSIIEAAASGAMTGLKIAAGVATVVMAFVAIIAMINGIIGGVGGWFGYGHATLEGIFGWVLAPLAWIMGVDWHEATLAGSLIGQKLAINEFVAYLNFSPYLQAGGTLDMKTIAIISFALCGFANFGSIGVVVGAFSAISPKRAPEIAQLGLRALAAATLSNLMSATIAGFFIGLA, from the coding sequence ATGGACATAATGAGAAGTGTTGTGGGTATGCTGGTCCTGCTGGCAATCGCGTTCCTGCTGTCAGTCAATAAAAAACGTATCAGCCTGCGTACCGTCGGGGCGGCGCTGGTTCTGCAAATTGCTATCGGTGGGATCATGCTCTATTTCCCGCCGGGGAAATGGCTGGTTGAGCAAGCGGCGCTTGGCGTTCATAAGGTGATGTCCTACAGCGACGCGGGAAGCGCATTTATCTTCGGCTCGCTGGTGGGGCCCAAAATGGATGTACTGTTTGACGGCGCCGGGTTTATCTTCGCTTTCCGCGTACTGCCCGCCATCATCTTTGTGACGGCGCTTATCAGCCTGCTCTACTACATCGGCGTCATGGGGCTGCTGATCCGCGTGCTTGGCGGTATTTTCCAGAAGGCGCTGAACATCAGCAAAATTGAATCGTTCGTCGCAGTTACCACTATCTTCCTCGGGCAAAACGAAATTCCGGCCATCGTGAAGCCGTTTATTGACCGTCTTAACCGTAACGAACTGTTTACCGCTATTTGTAGCGGGATGGCCTCTATTGCCGGGTCGATGATGATTGGTTATGCGGGGATGGGGGTACCGATTGATTATCTGCTGGCAGCCTCCCTGATGGCTATCCCCGGCGGTATTCTGTTCGCGCGTATGCTGAGCCCGGCGACGGAAGAATCAAAGGTGACGTTCGACAATCTCTCTTTTACCGAAACGCCGCCAAAAAGCATCATTGAAGCGGCGGCAAGCGGCGCGATGACCGGCCTGAAAATCGCCGCCGGCGTGGCGACGGTGGTGATGGCGTTTGTCGCCATTATCGCGATGATCAACGGCATTATCGGCGGCGTTGGCGGCTGGTTCGGCTATGGCCACGCCACGCTTGAAGGGATCTTCGGCTGGGTTCTGGCGCCGCTGGCCTGGATTATGGGCGTGGACTGGCATGAAGCTACCCTGGCGGGCAGCCTGATTGGGCAGAAGCTGGCGATTAACGAATTCGTGGCTTATCTCAACTTCTCGCCGTATCTGCAGGCGGGCGGAACGCTGGATATGAAGACCATTGCAATTATCTCGTTCGCCCTGTGCGGTTTCGCCAACTTTGGCTCCATCGGGGTGGTGGTCGGGGCGTTTTCCGCGATTTCGCCAAAGCGTGCGCCGGAAATCGCCCAGCTGGGGCTGCGGGCGCTGGCGGCGGCAACGCTCTCGAACCTGATGAGCGCCACCATCGCCGGGTTCTTTATCGGCCTGGCGTAA
- a CDS encoding sugar kinase, which produces MNDREKRILNILRRNPLIQQHEIADILQISRSRVAAHIMDLMRKGAIKGKGYILTEQEYCVALGAINMDIRGMADIHYPQPASNPGNILCSPGGVARNIAHNLAQLGRDVHLISAVGSDFYGETLLEQTRQAGVNVQSCIRLHGQNTATYLSIANPQEETVLAINDTHILSSLTPQLLNQSRDLLAHAGVVLVDCNLTEQALEWVFTQAQAHAAPVFVDTVSEFKAHKIRPWLSRIHTLKPTRQELQILWGQPVVSEEDRLAAVQWLHERGTQRVVVCLDDDAVFCSDISGEHFQLAPPDHTAVDSFGADDALMAGLLYGYLEGNDFAESARFAMACAAIARASDSINNPSLSVENAQALLPVA; this is translated from the coding sequence ATGAACGACAGGGAGAAGCGGATCCTCAATATTCTGCGCCGTAACCCGCTGATTCAGCAGCATGAGATTGCCGATATCCTGCAAATCAGCCGCTCGCGGGTGGCCGCGCATATCATGGATCTGATGCGCAAAGGCGCGATTAAGGGTAAAGGGTATATCCTCACCGAGCAGGAGTACTGCGTGGCGCTTGGCGCCATCAACATGGATATTCGCGGTATGGCCGACATCCACTACCCGCAGCCGGCGTCAAACCCGGGCAATATTCTCTGCTCGCCGGGCGGCGTTGCGCGCAACATCGCGCATAATCTGGCGCAGCTCGGGCGCGATGTGCACCTGATTTCCGCCGTCGGCAGCGACTTCTACGGCGAGACGCTGCTTGAGCAGACGCGCCAGGCGGGCGTCAATGTGCAGAGCTGCATTCGCCTGCACGGGCAGAATACCGCCACCTACCTGTCTATCGCCAACCCGCAGGAGGAGACCGTACTGGCGATCAACGATACCCATATTTTATCGTCGCTCACGCCGCAGCTGCTGAATCAGTCCCGGGATCTTCTGGCCCATGCGGGTGTGGTGCTCGTCGACTGCAACCTGACGGAACAGGCGCTGGAATGGGTGTTTACGCAGGCTCAGGCGCATGCCGCCCCGGTGTTTGTCGATACGGTCTCCGAGTTTAAAGCGCACAAAATCCGCCCGTGGCTTTCGCGCATCCATACCCTGAAGCCCACCCGTCAGGAGCTGCAAATCCTCTGGGGACAGCCTGTCGTCAGCGAGGAAGACCGTCTGGCCGCCGTACAGTGGCTGCACGAGCGGGGCACGCAGCGCGTTGTGGTGTGCCTCGACGACGACGCCGTTTTCTGTAGCGACATCAGCGGCGAACATTTCCAGCTCGCCCCGCCCGACCATACCGCCGTCGACAGCTTCGGGGCGGATGATGCGCTGATGGCAGGGCTGCTGTATGGGTATCTGGAAGGGAATGATTTTGCCGAGAGCGCGCGATTTGCGATGGCCTGCGCCGCTATCGCCCGCGCCAGCGACAGCATTAATAACCCGTCGCTGTCGGTGGAGAATGCGCAGGCGCTGCTGCCGGTTGCCTGA